A single region of the Oleispira antarctica RB-8 genome encodes:
- a CDS encoding Transcriptional regulator, TrmB family: MNLSSLKSLDLTDREIAIYLALLELGPASIRDLAAKSDINRGSTYETLKVLVKKGIVNYLPKGKRRIFQAEDPSRLLDLAEQKQQELETTLANLKSDIIPALRHLKPEFATSNVRFYEGDEGVEYVLRDILSSTDKGDKSYSVISTQALREHLYRPFPTFTKQRIAKGIFVRVLAIGAGGDEAELAERKWMKGEGDASYIAIYPPKVAMISLTKNDFPVAVVIDSDAISGTHQMMFDTLWNAL; the protein is encoded by the coding sequence ATGAACCTATCTTCATTAAAGTCTCTCGATCTCACCGATCGCGAAATTGCCATCTACCTTGCCTTATTAGAATTAGGCCCAGCCTCCATTCGAGACCTAGCGGCCAAGTCGGATATTAACCGCGGCAGTACCTACGAAACACTGAAAGTTTTAGTGAAAAAAGGCATTGTAAACTATCTACCAAAAGGCAAACGCCGCATCTTTCAAGCTGAAGATCCGTCTAGATTATTAGATCTTGCGGAACAGAAACAGCAAGAATTAGAAACGACGCTGGCCAATTTGAAGAGTGATATTATTCCTGCTCTGCGTCATTTGAAACCTGAATTTGCCACGAGTAATGTGCGTTTCTACGAGGGTGATGAAGGGGTAGAATATGTTTTAAGGGATATTCTTAGCTCTACTGACAAGGGCGATAAATCTTACTCTGTTATTTCAACTCAGGCATTACGTGAGCATTTATATCGCCCTTTCCCGACGTTTACCAAGCAGCGTATTGCTAAAGGTATTTTTGTTCGCGTATTGGCGATTGGTGCCGGTGGTGATGAAGCTGAATTGGCTGAACGCAAGTGGATGAAAGGCGAAGGTGACGCGTCTTATATCGCCATTTATCCACCTAAAGTTGCCATGATCAGTCTAACCAAAAACGACTTTCCTGTTGCCGTAGTGATTGATAGTGATGCGATATCTGGTACCCATCAAATGATGTTTGATACGCTGTGGAATGCTTTATAA